A genomic region of Candidozyma auris chromosome 5, complete sequence contains the following coding sequences:
- the JIP5 gene encoding Jip5p has product MVRRSRKLSKLEDLESKSPPILQINYNEPLFSSAAHPTEPLLVSGLATGHVFCHRYDDEALEESLWSAKSAFNRINKEDFTISQLKKKWWTEVDHSDSNSTVDVVWKTRRHQGSCRSVIFDCREDVVGESIFSVGTDHIIKRANTETGKVIGKSNLSPHYDDSKEAVTTLQMSTSHPFLLAGTENGQVLVFDSNELRGNSLKFKLAQLHEDSINKILPMPAISPYHYLTLGSTTLAHFDIRKGLITQSDDQSDELLSMCYPNEFYDKNGNDTVLVSHGEGIVTIWKNSVNRLSDQISRIKVNKNASIDVIMPTMNGENSELNCVWCGDSEGLLHKVDYKKSKVVETRVHSATMGKLGGIDEVGCLDIDYKYRLVSSGMEGLKIWSKGADTDSDNDDSDVSVVESSTDSSSEEDLDCSSSSENADSYGAEGLKQPPLSSDGKKENERRSETFCNQSDPHDEGENMQLAKKRREVSERFTQSKKARPEHIGESTKNSISSKASESKKVSSKTSKASKSGIQKFDGL; this is encoded by the coding sequence ATGGtgaggagatcgagaaaGCTATCTAAATTAGAAGACCTTGAGTCCAAAAGCCCTCCGATATTACAGATCAATTACAATGAACCCCTATTCTCAAGTGCTGCGCACCCCACAGAACCTCTTCTAGTTTCTGGTCTTGCTACTGGACATGTCTTTTGTCATAGATACGACGATGAAGCTCTTGAGGAATCCTTGTGGAGCGCAAAAAGCGCATTCAACAGAATAAACAAAGAAGATTTTACAATCTCCCAACTAAAAAAGAAGTGGTGGACTGAGGTTGACCACAGCGATTCAAATTCCACTGTTGACGTTGTCTGGAAAACCAGAAGACATCAGGGCTCATGTCGTTCCGTGATCTTCGACTGTCGTGAAGATGTAGTCGGAgagtcaattttttctgTTGGCACGGACCACATCATAAAGAGGGCAAATACCGAAACAGGAAAAGTTATAGGGAAGTCTAATCTCTCACCGCATTATGACgattcaaaagaagcagtCACCACGTTACAGATGTCTACATCACATCCGTTTTTACTCGCAGGGACAGAAAATGGACAGGTTCTTGTGTTCGATAGTAATGAACTACGAGGGAATTCACTAAAGTTCAAATTGGCGCAGCTACACGAAGACTCGATCAACAAAATTTTACCAATGCCTGCTATATCCCCATATCATTATTTGACGCTTGGGTCGACGACACTTGCACATTTTGATATCAGAAAAGGCTTAATCACTCAGTCAGATGACCAGTcagatgagcttctttcGATGTGCTACCCAAATGAATTCTATGATAAAAACGGGAATGATACAGTGTTAGTATCTCATGGGGAAGGAATTGTAACTATTTGGAAGAATTCTGTCAACAGATTATCGGATCAGATACTGCGCATTAAAGTCAATAAAAATGCATCGATTGATGTAATAATGCCCACCATGAACGGTGAGAATAGTGAGCTTAATTGCGTTTGGTGTGGTGATAGCGAGGGGTTGCTTCACAAAGTGGACTACAAAAAATCTAAGGTTGTTGAAACTAGGGTACATTCAGCCACCATGGGCAAGCTTGGGGGTATCGACGAAGTCGGTTGCCTAGACATCGATTACAAGTACAGACTCGTCAGTTCAGGGATGGAGGGGTTGAAAATCTGGAGTAAAGGAGCGGACACTGATTCTGATAATGATGACAGCGACGTGAGTGTCGTTGAGAGTAGTACGGATAGCTCCAGCGAAGAGGATTTGGACTGCTCATCTCTGTCAGAAAACGCTGATTCATATGGTGCAGAGGGTTTAAAGCAACCTCCTCTAAGCTCAGATGgtaaaaaagaaaatgaaaggAGACTGGAAACGTTTTGCAATCAAAGTGATCCTcatgatgaaggtgaaaacATGCAACttgccaagaagagacGCGAGGTATCGGAGCGTTTTACACAATCGAAGAAAGCTAGACCGGAACACATCGGTGAATCTACGAAAAACTCAATTTCTTCTAAGGCGTCCGAACTGAAGAAGGTTTCAAGCAAAACATCAAAGGCTTCAAAGAGTGGCATACAAAAATTTGATGGCTTGTGA
- a CDS encoding oxysterol-binding protein related protein SWH1, giving the protein MSSHLNASLLRLKLIDALRAGDEAKIESVVKQLESVDSIVDNAELIRLRETILHYAVQVAPLATLQSLVEKNDQNLDVNAQDEDGNTPLHLAAGSSRFNVVKYLLSLPDINDTVVNAENKQPVELAKDANIAQLMQFERAKFVEKAATQLRQYFSARDFESLEKLLVFNPRAAELLDINGADPETGNTVLHEFISKEDFQMCEWILKHGGDPFKRDKRGKLPIDLVSRNDPIKKLLKHASKESNIMDSVVSSSNPMRTGASPTYKGYLRKWTNFASGYKLRYFVLDQFGILSYYTDQNDTNNACRGSLNLGFATLHLDSSEKLKFEIIGKNGIKWHLKANHPVETNRWVWTLQNAITVSKDNLRQKRKVVPSSTETASSSVAGTDVSLNRSSLEEGTRPSLDERNFHGAEEEKKKKLLHLPRRSKHKRNASQVSLNSFTGSEHEEISSSIGAEQKVPTGSSTTSPNLGKIKENKTTDPRKSFDETHSVLTREDFDFDLDYAHDSEDSETISAHNSDGDPISEARMTRDGMIAVKRSLLIEVSSLIDLFRAIGDRIDREPYDIGLKTLSNVHALIEQYDQSVQIRERKLLKRIERQEEVNKLWENSIRQLENEIQKREETLAQFEGKKYRIRKLLESRGISSPQVSNESANGFFTAVPQNPPPSGTTGSGSGSAHGVDLPAEDSALLEEIFHDSDDEYFDADEFDESAGTPEVTTFGLPQSNSQMISQPETIEGTVDEKEDDKALSDANEHVSLTANKDIPEESTKAAKISGQPELEIVRLSDVSNISQEKVLKTLLDEGSFLGYEKPPRTRLAYDEDNRPKVGLWGILKSMIGKDMTRMTLPVSFNECTSLLQRLAEDIEYNDLLQKAAAIEDSTLRMVYVAAFAASEYASTINRIAKPFNPLLGETFEYARPDQNFRLISEQVSHHPPISACTAQSPKWDYYGENAVDSQFRGRSFDFKHLGKMFCAVRPDNGVIDVNGEKVNEELYSWKKVNTSVVGIIVGNPTVDNYGKMEVTNHTTGDVIIVDMKQRGWKASSAYQLSGYVLDKKGNAHWAIGGHWNSKIYARKVSDANEKGRRESLVETQDIKATQDPYSGAKFLVWQAAPRPKVPFNLTSFALTLNDLPETLRPWLPPTDTRLRPDQRAMEDGRYDEASNEKHRVEEKQRAARRQREANRITYKPNWFIRSKHPITGDEYWHFNDQYWKLRKEKKLGDTGDIF; this is encoded by the coding sequence ATGTCTTCACACCTTAACGCTTCGTTATTGAGGCTCAAACTTATTGATGCGCTTAGAGCTGGTGACGAGGCAAAGATTGAGTCTGTTGTCAAACAGCTTGAATCCGTTGACTCTATTGTCGATAATGCTGAATTAATACGGTTAAGAGAAACAATTCTTCATTATGCTGTACAAGTTGCTCCTTTGGCAACACTTCAAAGCTtagtggaaaaaaatgatcAAAATCTTGACGTAAACGCACAAGACGAGGACGGAAACACACCATTGCATTTAGCTGCTGGCTCATCTCGATTCAATGTTGTGAAATACTTATTATCATTACCAGACATCAATGATACTGTTGTGAATGCCGAAAACAAACAACCAGTGGAGCTTGCGAAGGACGCCAATATAGCACAGTTGATGCAATTTGAAAGAGCAAagtttgttgaaaaagCGGCAACTCAATTACGTCAATATTTTAGCGCTAGAGACTTTGAAAGCTTggaaaagcttcttgttttcAATCCACGAGCAGCTGAGCTACTAGACATCAACGGAGCAGATCCTGAGACTGGGAATACCGTTTTGCATGAGTTCATCAGCAAAGAAGACTTTCAAATGTGTGAATGGATTCTTAAACATGGTGGTGACCCTTTCAAGCGCGACAAGCGCGGTAAGTTGCCTATCGATTTAGTGAGCAGAAATGATCCtatcaaaaagctcttgaagcatGCTTCCAAGGAGCTGAATATCATGGACTCGGTTGTCAGTTCAAGCAATCCAATGAGGACAGGAGCATCTCCAACCTACAAGGGATATTTGAGAAAATGGACAAATTTTGCTTCCGGTTACAAATTGCGTTATTTTGTTTTGGATCAGTTTGGAATTCTATCGTATTATACTGATCAGAATGATACAAATAATGCATGTCGAGGGTCATTAAATCTCGGATTCGCCACCTTGCATCTTGACTCATctgaaaaactcaaattTGAGATCATAGGGAAGAATGGTATAAAGTGGCATTTAAAGGCCAATCACCCTGTCGAGACCAATCGCTGGGTGTGGActttgcaaaatgcaaTCACTGTCTCGAAGGATAACCTCAGACAGAAACGAAAAGTCGTCCCAAGCTCAACGGAAACCGCTTCCAGCTCAGTTGCTGGAACTGATGTTAGTTTGAATCGTTCATCATTAGAGGAAGGCACTAGACCCTCTCTCGATGAGAGGAACTTCCACggtgctgaagaagagaaaaagaaaaagcttcttcatctcccAAGGCGCTCCAAACACAAGAGGAATGCGAGCCAAGTATCCTTGAACTCATTTACTGGCTCGGAGCACGAGGAaatctcatcatcaattggAGCAGAACAGAAGGTTCCGACAGGAAGTAGCACTACGTCACCCAACTTGGGGAAAATTAAGGAGAACAAGACTACAGATCCTCGCAAGAGTTTTGATGAAACACATTCTGTCTTAACGAGGgaagattttgattttgatttaGATTATGCGCACGATTCGGAGGACTCTGAGACAATTTCTGCGCATAATAGCGATGGCGATCCCATTTCAGAAGCTAGGATGACAAGAGATGGTATGATTGCTGTAAAAAGATCACTTCTCATAGAGGTCTCCAGTCTCATAGATTTGTTTCGGGCCATTGGTGATCGCATTGATAGGGAACCTTACGATATTGGTCTCAAAACACTTTCCAACGTTCATGCCTTGATTGAACAGTACGACCAGCTGGTGCAAATACGTGAACGCAAGCTTCTTAAACGTATTGAgcgtcaagaagaagtgaacAAGCTTTGGGAAAATTCAATTCGCCAACTTGAAAACGAAATCCAAAAACGAGAGGAGACTTTGGCTCAATTCGAGGGCAAGAAGTACAGAATTCGGAAATTGCTCGAGTCCAGGGGAATCTCATCACCTCAAGTTTCGAATGAGCTGGCTAATGGATTCTTTACGGCAGTACCGCAAAACCCTCCACCAAGTGGCACAACTGGATCTGGATCCGGTTCCGCGCACGGAGTCGATTTGCCGGCGGAAGACTCGGCCCTTTTAGAAGAGATTTTCCACGACTCAGACGACGAATATTTTGATGCtgatgagtttgatgagTCTGCGGGAACACCAGAGGTCACTACCTTTGGTTTGCCACAATCAAACTCTCAAATGATATCACAACCGGAAACCATTGAGGGAAcagttgatgaaaaagaggatGATAAGGCTTTGAGTGATGCAAATGAGCATGTTTCTCTTACGGCCAACAAGGATATCCCAGAGGAAAGCACCAAGGCAGCCAAAATTTCTGGACAGCCGGAACTCGAGATTGTCAGATTAAGTGATGTAAGTAACATTTCACAAGAAAAGGTTCTTAAGACACTCTTGGATGAGGGATCCTTTCTCGGTTATGAAAAGCCTCCTAGAACTAGACTCGCATATGATGAGGATAATAGGCCTAAAGTTGGTTTATGGGGCatcttgaagtcaatgatTGGTAAGGATATGACTAGGATGACCTTACCGGTCTCGTTCAACGAGTGCACATCGTTACTCCAACGACTAGCCGAGGATATTGAGTACAACGACTTGCTTCAGAAGGCTGCCGCTATTGAGGATTCTACCCTTAGAATGGTTTATGTCGCGGCTTTCGCAGCGTCGGAGTATGCGTCTACGATTAACAGAATAGCAAAACCTTTCAATCCTCTTTTAGGCGAGACTTTTGAGTATGCTCGTCCAGATCAAAACTTCAGATTGATTTCCGAACAAGTCAGTCATCATCCCCCCATCAGTGCTTGTACTGCTCAGTCACCAAAGTGGGATTACTATGGGGAGAATGCTGTTGACTCTCAGTTCAGGGGCAGGTCGTTTGATTTCAAACATTTGGGTAAGATGTTTTGTGCCGTGAGACCAGACAATGGTGTGATTGATGTCAATGGTGAGAAAGTTAACGAAGAACTCTACAGCTGGAAAAAGGTGAACACCTCGGTTGTTGGAATTATAGTTGGGAATCCGACTGTGGATAACTATGGAAAGATGGAGGTCACTAATCACACAACTGGAGATGTGATCATAGTGGATATGAAACAAAGGGGATGGAAAGCCTCTTCCGCCTATCAGTTGTCTGGTTATGTTTTGGACAAAAAGGGTAATGCTCATTGGGCCATAGGTGGACACTGGAACCTGAAAATATATGCTCGTAAGGTCAGCGACGCAAATGAGAAAGGGAGGCGCGAGTCTTTAGTTGAAACCCAGGATATCAAGGCTACTCAAGATCCGTACAGCGGAGCCAAGTTTCTCGTATGGCAGGCAGCGCCAAGACCCAAGGTTCCCTTTAATTTGACCTCTTTTGCTCTCACCTTAAACGATCTCCCCGAAACGTTGAGACCATGGTTACCACCAACGGACACAAGATTAAGGCCAGACCAGAGAGCAATGGAAGACGGACGTTATGATGAAGCCTCTAATGAGAAGCACAGAGTGGAGGAAAAACAGAGAGCAGCGAGAAGACAGAGGGAAGCGAATCGTATCACATACAAACCTAATTGGTTTATTAGGAGCAAGCACCCAATTACTGGAGATGAGTATTGGCACTTCAACGATCAGTACTGGAAATTGCggaaggaaaagaagcttgGCGATACTGGTGATATATTTTAG
- a CDS encoding emp24/gp25L/p24 family protein → MHCKSSFKSWVVVFSILVFSTVTSSIGITVPAISSANVKSLSSSRNLLNCVGYRASKDDLIFVHLKTGERQTSQKLNLRVLDCDNNVLRAANDIVGDLSFIFTNLNSPLQIADDHHFNFLDRFNPRRDRARKDKTEVKYGELLDSFAESSLVYICFDNVFYDRSWSFKQQTRDIDLRVQIKNASTVSNVNYNEFAKYFSRISLAEDRGTSSAITKLEFTEEDFEEATSMLTAQLDKVSEQLKSSERILNTLKEHESHLRDVNEAIFAKYTTTSIAVLLSIVIFGLLQITFFKVYLKRKRIL, encoded by the coding sequence ATGCATTGCAAATCGTCGTTCAAATCATGGGTGGTCGTCTTTAGCATCCTTGTCTTTCTGACGGTCACATCTTCCATAGGCATTACTGTTCCAGCTATAAGCTCAGCCAATGTGAAACTGCTATCATCATCCAGAAACTTACTCAACTGTGTCGGCTATAGAGCGTCGAAAGATGACTTGATATTTGTACATTTGAAGACCGGTGAGAGACAGACCTCccaaaaattgaatttgagGGTGCTTGACTGTGACAATAATGTGCTTCGAGCTGCAAATGACATAGTTGGTGATTTATCCTTCATTTTCACTAACCTCAATAGCCCACTACAAATCGCAGATGACCACCATTTTAATTTTCTAGATAGATTCAATCCAAGACGAGATAGAGCTCGTAAGGATAAGACTGAAGTGAAGTATGGAGAGCTTTTGGATTCCTTTGCGGAAAGTTCCTTAGTCTACATATGCTTCGATAACGTTTTCTACGACAGGTCGTGGAGCTTCAAGCAACAAACTCGTGATATTGATCTTCGCGTACAGATAAAAAACGCTAGTACAGTGCTGAATGTCAATTACAACGAGTTTGCCAAatacttttcaagaatCTCGCTCGCTGAAGACAGAGGTACAAGTTCTGCAATCACTAAACTTGAGttcacagaagaagactttgaagaagcaacaagCATGCTCACTGCACAGTTAGATAAAGTCAGCGAGCAACTCAAAAGTTCCGAGAGAATTTTGAATACCTTAAAGGAGCATGAGTCTCATCTTCGTGATGTAAATGAGGCGATCTTCGCAAAATACACAACAACGTCCATTGCTGTCCTTTTGTCCATAGTTATCTTTGGTTTGTTGCAGATTACATTTTTTAAAGTCTATTTGAAGCGCAAACGGATATTATAG
- a CDS encoding exosome non-catalytic core subunit RRP4, with product MSDAVITISRPSRDDLSLDLNSEADMDSETDTTAKFESQEDRLSTSNRKAVSSVVTPGELITNDPIWMKGHGVYFLDNMTYSAVAGNIARVNRLLSVIPLRGRYEPETGDHVVGRITEVGQKRWKVDIGAKQDAVLMLGSVNLPGGILRRKSENDELQMRTFLKEGDLLNAEVQTIFNNGLASLHTRSLKYGKLRNGVFLKVPSSLIIKQKNHSFDMPGSVSIVIGMNGFIWLSKTLQSGFSKTESGGGKLPLASTDSYTPGQGGVAITKLEEGSSWEIYSDRNDPSINETSRNTISRYYNVIKALAACELGITEPRIRMGYEGSMMYSDSGSLIEREAQESICQDILENERMRGSGDPHID from the coding sequence ATGCTGGACGCGGTGATTACCATTTCTCGACCTCTGAGAGatgatctttctcttgatttgAACTCAGAAGCTGACATGGACTCGGAAACAGATACCACTGCAAAGTTTGAGTCGCAAGAAGACCGGCTCTCAACAAGCAATCGCAAGGCTGTGTCCTCTGTGGTAACCCCCGGTGAATTAATAACGAATGATCCCATTTGGATGAAGGGACACGGTGTTTACTTTTTGGATAACATGACTTATTCTGCTGTTGCAGGGAATATTGCTCGGGTGAATCGGCTTTTGAGCGTCATTCCATTGCGTGGTAGATATGAACCCGAGACAGGAGATCACGTAGTCGGCCGAATCACAGAAGTGGGTCAGAAAAGGTGGAAAGTTGATATAGGTGCAAAACAGGATGCTGTGTTGATGCTCGGATCAGTAAATTTACCGGGTGGCatattgagaagaaaatctGAAAATGACGAATTGCAGATGAGgaccttcttgaaggaagGTGATTTGCTCAATGCAGAAGTGCAAACTATATTCAACAACGGATTAGCATCATTACATACAAGATCGCTAAAGTATGGGAAGTTGAGAAATGGAGTATTTTTAAAGGTACCTTCCAGTTTGatcatcaagcagaagaatCACTCATTTGATATGCCAGGAAGCGTAAGCATAGTGATTGGCATGAACGGGTTTATATGGTTGAGCAAGACTTTGCAGTCAGGGTTTTCGAAGACGGAATCCGGAGGCGGCAAATTGCCCTTAGCTTCCACTGATTCCTATACTCCTGGACAGGGAGGTGTGGCTATCACAAAATTAGAAGAAGGCTCTTCGTGGGAAATATACAGCGACAGAAACGACCCGAGTATCAACGAAACTTCTCGCAATACGATATCTCGGTACTACAATGTCATAAAAGCGCTAGCAGCATGTGAACTTGGCATCACCGAACCCAGAATTAGAATGGGCTACGAGGGAAGTATGATGTATTCAGACTCTGGTAGTCTCATCGAGCGCgaagctcaagaaagcATTTGTCAGgacattcttgaaaatgaaagaatGAGAGGATCGGGAGACCCTCATATAGATTAA
- a CDS encoding tRNA (guanine) methyltransferase yields MSEKFLCPVARGMKKLDRDFFKKDVNLLIAKFSNPKAIGEFVRICKNYVLNVPHLKHIITFENTKAVIFKDDIDDINTYRKKLPQNVLDFIDHHNIQILPYKLVLDYSFWKADDILQAILPESLLSESPSGYAQAGHIAHMNLRNEFKPYGAIIGQIILDKNPTIKTVVDKLDTISNEYRVFDMKLLAGENNFITEQHESGCRFRFDFSKTFWNSRLSTEHERLIASFKQGEVVGDVFAGVGPFSVPAGKKGVIVLANDLNPESHKYLVENAKLNNVSGSIKSFNLDGREFIRQSPRFLMEWKNKVGSIDLAKNIKRRRLLPESKKSHLREDVVEAVPIPNFISHYVMNLPGTSLEYLNEFVGLYSRDSEVLKLVNSDDTFKLPIVSVHCFEKFSPDEPEPSSRELHERVHARIVKEIGFPLPIESFNFHLVRKVAPTKPMFCVTFQLPEDVVFKK; encoded by the coding sequence ATGAGCGAAAAGTTCTTGTGTCCTGTGGCCCGAGGCATGAAAAAGCTTGATAGAGACTTTTTTAAAAAGGATGTAAATCTACTCATTGCCAAATTTTCTAACCCTAAGGCTATTGGTGAATTTGTCAGAATCTGCAAGAATTATGTATTGAATGTTCCGCATTTAAAGCATATTATCACTTTCGAAAATACGAAGGCTGTCATTTTCAAGGATGATATCGATGATATAAACACGTACAGAAAGAAACTTCCTCAAAACGTGCTCGATTTCATCGATCATCACAACATTCAAATACTCCCGTACAAGTTAGTTCTAGACTATAGCTTCTGGAAGGCCGATGAcattcttcaagcaattttACCAGAGAGCTTATTGTCAGAGAGTCCCTCTGGATACGCCCAAGCCGGGCATATTGCACATATGAATCTCCGTAATGAGTTTAAGCCTTACGGTGCAATAATTGGACAGATTATCCTTGACAAAAATCCAACAATAAAAACCGTTGTTGATAAGCTTGATACCATCAGTAATGAATACAGAGTATTTGACatgaagcttttggctgGTGAAAATAACTTCATTACTGAGCAACACGAAAGTGGTTGTAGGTTTAGGTTTGATTTCAGCAAaactttttggaattctcGTCTAAGTACGGAACATGAAAGACTAATTGCATCTTTcaaacaaggagaagttgtggGAGACGTTTTTGCCGGAGTAGGACCGTTCTCTGTCCCAGCTGGTAAGAAGGGTGTAATCGTCCTTGCAAATGACTTGAACCCTGAATCGCATAAATATCTTGTCGAGAATGCGAAGCTCAACAATGTGCTGGGATCCATAAAGAGCTTCAATTTGGATGGACGCGAATTCATAAGACAATCTCCAAGATTTTTGATGGAATGGAAAAACAAAGTTGGAAGCATCGATTTGGCcaagaatatcaagagaagaagactccTTCCTGAATCAAAAAAACTGCACTTGAGAGAAGACGTTGTTGAAGCCGTTCCTATCCCCAATTTTATATCACATTATGTTATGAATTTACCCGGAACCTCCCTTGAGTACTTGAATGAGTTTGTTGGATTATATTCGCGTGATTCAGAAGTCTTGAAACTAGTAAATAGTGATGACACGTTCAAATTACCGATTGTTAGTGTTCATTGCTTCGAAAAGTTCAGCCCAGATGAACCAGAACCATCATCTCGTGAGCTTCATGAAAGAGTACATGCTCGCATAGTCAAAGAGATTGGTTTCCCCTTGCCTATAGAGAGCTTCAATTTTCACTTGGTACGCAAGGTTGCACCCACAAAACCGATGTTTTGTGTCACATTTCAGCTACCCGAAGATGtggttttcaaaaaatga
- a CDS encoding proliferating cell nuclear antigen, with protein sequence MLEGKFDEASLLKKIVDSIKDCVKLCNFNCTEHGVTVQAVDDSRVLLVSLLVGSSAFSEYRCDRDITLGIDLDSFSKIIKCGNNEDYLTLLAEDSPDNVMTIFEDKKKERVSEYSLKLMDIDSEFLRIDDMQYDSVINMSSAEFAKVVRDLKNLSESLNITVTKDSVKFSAEGESGTGSVVLKPYTDMDRPEESVSVNLENPVDLTFGLKYLNDIIKATALSGTITIKLADKTPALFEYKLDAGGYLRFYLAPKFDEDD encoded by the coding sequence ATGCTTGAAGGAAAATTTGACGAAGCTAGCCTTCTTAAAAAGATCGTCGACTCCATTAAGGATTGTGTCAAATTGTGCAATTTTAACTGCACAGAACACGGGGTAACCGTTCAAGCGGTCGACGACTCGAGAGTGTTGTTAGTCTCCCTTTTGGTTGGTCTGTCAGCATTTTCTGAATACAGATGCGATCGTGACATCACCTTGGGCATTGACTTGGACTCCTTTTCTAAGATTATCAAGTGTGGTAACAATGAGGACTACTTGACCTTGTTGGCCGAGGATTCTCCCGACAACGTGATGacgatttttgaagacaagaagaaagaacgTGTCTCCGAGTATtccttgaagttgatggaCATTGACTCTGAATTTTTAAGAATTGACGATATGCAATACGATTCTGTCATAAACATGTCCAGCGCCGAGTTTGCAAAAGTCGTTAGagatttgaagaacctTTCGGAGTCTCTCAACATAACCGTGACAAAAGACTCCGTGAAATTCAGTGCAGAAGGCGAGTCTGGCACAGGCTCTGTTGTCTTGAAGCCATACACAGACATGGATCGACCAGAGGAGTCTGTGTCCGTTAACTTAGAGAATCCCGTTGATCTTACTTTTGGCTTGAAATACCTCAACGATATCATCAAAGCCACTGCGCTCTCTGGTACAATCACTATCAAATTAGCAGATAAAACTCCAGCTTTGTTTGAGTACAAATTAGATGCTGGCGGCTACTTGAGATTTTACCTAGCACCtaaatttgatgaggatgattAA